A single Chryseobacterium sp. DNA region contains:
- the catB gene encoding type B chloramphenicol O-acetyltransferase, whose product MKNFFESPFKGKIIQDHIQNPNIIAGKYSYYSGYYHGHSFDDCARYLLPDRNDVDKLIIGAYCSVGTGASFIMCGNQGHRHDWISSFPFFYMSEVERFENSRDAFMPAGDTLIGNDVWIGGEAMIMPGIKIGDGAVIGSRALVTKDVEPYTVVGGNPAKPIKKRFRDEHIELLLEMKWWEWDEAVLKEAMPILCSADIDGLYEFYKRIK is encoded by the coding sequence ATGAAAAATTTCTTTGAAAGTCCTTTTAAAGGCAAAATCATACAAGACCATATTCAAAATCCTAATATTATTGCCGGTAAATACTCCTATTATTCCGGATACTACCACGGTCATTCTTTTGATGACTGTGCCCGCTATTTACTTCCTGACCGAAATGATGTGGATAAACTGATTATCGGAGCTTATTGCTCTGTGGGAACAGGAGCCAGTTTTATAATGTGCGGTAATCAGGGACACCGTCACGACTGGATATCGAGTTTTCCTTTCTTTTATATGTCAGAAGTAGAACGTTTCGAAAACAGCAGAGACGCTTTTATGCCGGCAGGAGACACTTTGATCGGAAATGATGTATGGATCGGAGGTGAGGCTATGATCATGCCCGGAATAAAAATTGGCGATGGTGCTGTCATCGGAAGCCGTGCTTTGGTTACAAAGGATGTTGAGCCTTATACTGTCGTTGGTGGAAATCCTGCAAAACCGATCAAAAAAAGATTCAGGGATGAGCATATCGAATTGCTGCTTGAAATGAAGTGGTGGGAATGGGATGAGGCTGTGCTTAAGGAGGCAATGCCTATCTTATGCTCTGCAGATATTGATGGGTTGTATGAATTTTATAAAAGGATAAAATAA
- a CDS encoding acyl carrier protein: MSDIASRVKAIIADKLDVEETEVTPEASFTNDLGADSLDTVELIMEFEKEFNIQIPDDQAEKITTVGHAIAYIEEVVNK, translated from the coding sequence ATGTCAGACATTGCATCAAGAGTAAAAGCTATCATCGCTGATAAGCTTGACGTTGAAGAAACAGAAGTAACTCCTGAAGCTAGCTTCACTAACGATTTAGGAGCTGATTCACTAGATACAGTTGAGTTAATCATGGAATTTGAAAAGGAATTCAACATTCAAATCCCTGATGACCAAGCTGAAAAAATTACTACTGTAGGACACGCTATCGCTTACATCGAAGAAGTAGTAAATAAATAA
- the fabF gene encoding beta-ketoacyl-ACP synthase II, producing the protein MELKRVVVTGFGAITPIGNNAKEYWENLVKGESGAAPITLFDATNFKTKFACEVKNFDPLQHFDKKEAKKMDRNTQLGLVAAREAVAHSRIMEDNVDKNRVGVIWGSGIGGLETFETEVLGWANTEIPRFNPFFIPKMIADITPGHISIEYGFHGPNYTTVSACASSANAIIDSKMLIQLGKADVIVCGGSEAAVTASGVGGFNAMMALSTRNDDPKTASRPFDKDRDGFVLGEGAGCIILEEYEHAVKRGATIYAELLGGGLSADAHHMTAPHPEGLGAYLVMKSCLEDAGLTADEVDHINMHGTSTPLGDIAESNAISRLLGEHAYDIQINSTKSMTGHLLGAAGVIEAIAALGTIIHGTVPPTINHFTDDENIDSRLNFTFNTAVKKDVKVAMSNTFGFGGHNACVLFKKI; encoded by the coding sequence ATGGAATTAAAAAGAGTAGTTGTAACCGGATTTGGAGCAATAACGCCAATAGGAAATAATGCAAAAGAATACTGGGAAAATCTTGTGAAAGGTGAGAGCGGAGCCGCTCCGATTACTCTTTTTGATGCCACAAACTTTAAAACAAAGTTCGCTTGCGAAGTGAAAAATTTCGATCCTTTACAGCATTTCGATAAGAAAGAGGCTAAAAAAATGGACCGAAATACCCAATTGGGACTTGTTGCAGCCAGAGAAGCTGTGGCACATTCCAGAATTATGGAAGACAATGTGGATAAAAACAGAGTCGGTGTAATTTGGGGCTCCGGAATCGGAGGTTTGGAAACTTTTGAGACAGAAGTGTTAGGATGGGCCAATACAGAAATTCCTAGATTCAACCCGTTCTTTATCCCAAAAATGATTGCGGATATCACTCCGGGACATATCTCAATAGAGTACGGCTTTCACGGACCCAACTATACCACTGTATCTGCATGTGCGTCTTCAGCAAATGCTATAATTGATTCCAAGATGCTGATCCAACTCGGAAAAGCAGACGTGATTGTGTGCGGGGGCTCTGAGGCAGCCGTTACAGCAAGTGGTGTCGGTGGATTCAATGCAATGATGGCACTTTCTACGAGAAATGATGATCCTAAAACAGCGTCAAGACCTTTTGACAAAGACAGAGATGGATTTGTACTGGGTGAAGGTGCGGGATGTATCATTCTTGAGGAATACGAGCACGCGGTAAAGCGCGGTGCAACAATTTATGCAGAATTGCTGGGAGGTGGTTTAAGTGCAGATGCACATCACATGACCGCTCCTCATCCTGAAGGTCTCGGCGCTTATCTGGTCATGAAAAGCTGCTTGGAAGATGCAGGTTTAACTGCTGATGAAGTAGACCATATCAATATGCACGGTACTTCTACTCCATTAGGAGACATCGCAGAATCCAATGCAATCTCTAGATTATTAGGCGAGCATGCGTATGACATTCAGATCAATTCTACAAAATCAATGACGGGCCACCTTCTGGGGGCAGCAGGAGTCATTGAAGCTATCGCTGCATTAGGAACTATTATTCATGGTACTGTTCCTCCTACCATCAACCATTTTACTGATGATGAAAATATTGACAGCAGACTAAACTTTACGTTTAACACAGCTGTGAAGAAAGATGTAAAAGTAGCCATGAGCAATACTTTTGGATTTGGCGGGCATAACGCTTGCGTTCTATTTAAGAAAATCTAA
- the rnc gene encoding ribonuclease III, whose translation MELQKYFSKFLLKKRKRQLTEREHFLSTELRKVLGTEVQNLDLYREAFSLKNSSKNQDSNYERLEFLGDSVLGTIISCHLFQTYPQANEGYLTQMKSKIVNRKNLNKLGEDLKLTSLLQKQNSSSALGENISGNLFEALIGAVYLDFHYDTCKKIILEKLLTPSEINKLENKIVSYKGLLLEWSQKKKVNIKYETCEEIQANKAIVFRCHVWLGDEKIANATETSKKKAEEKAAQRAFYILNKKENILGNSKTL comes from the coding sequence ATGGAGTTACAGAAATACTTTTCTAAATTCCTTCTCAAAAAAAGAAAAAGACAGTTAACGGAGAGAGAGCATTTTCTCAGTACCGAGCTTAGAAAAGTATTGGGTACGGAGGTACAAAATCTTGATCTTTACCGCGAAGCTTTTTCTTTGAAAAATTCTTCTAAAAATCAAGACAGCAATTATGAAAGACTTGAATTTTTAGGAGATTCTGTTTTGGGTACAATTATTTCTTGTCATTTGTTCCAGACCTATCCTCAGGCAAACGAAGGATATCTGACACAAATGAAATCTAAGATTGTTAATAGGAAAAATCTTAATAAATTAGGAGAAGATCTTAAGCTTACCAGCCTTTTGCAAAAGCAGAACAGTTCTTCAGCTTTAGGTGAGAATATCTCCGGAAATTTATTTGAGGCCTTAATCGGAGCTGTTTATTTGGACTTCCACTATGATACTTGCAAAAAGATTATTCTGGAAAAACTTCTGACACCCTCCGAAATTAACAAGCTTGAAAACAAAATTGTAAGCTATAAAGGCCTCCTGCTTGAATGGAGCCAGAAGAAGAAGGTCAATATAAAGTACGAAACCTGCGAAGAAATACAGGCCAACAAGGCCATTGTATTCAGATGCCATGTCTGGCTGGGAGATGAGAAAATTGCCAATGCAACAGAAACCTCCAAGAAAAAGGCAGAAGAAAAGGCAGCACAGCGGGCATTTTATATTTTAAACAAAAAAGAAAACATACTTGGAAATTCAAAAACTTTATGA
- a CDS encoding IPExxxVDY family protein: MEIQKLYDLDDIEFEDIAIALVRLAKDIPAHEFFYKINQTNDLNFSRKKDLVFHGDYYDYFFPRFEAYHKSTKTCFTFISNKSSESKQKKIHTELFSEEENIKFLLNNQADVEYILHSSEQFPDFSVILLPENLVFPIQDYTLSSDEELYQIIQYYE, translated from the coding sequence TTGGAAATTCAAAAACTTTATGATCTGGATGATATAGAATTTGAAGATATTGCCATAGCATTGGTAAGATTAGCAAAAGATATACCCGCTCATGAGTTTTTTTATAAAATAAATCAAACCAACGATCTCAATTTTTCCAGAAAAAAAGATCTGGTCTTTCATGGAGATTATTATGATTATTTTTTTCCAAGATTCGAGGCCTATCATAAGTCTACGAAGACCTGTTTTACTTTTATTTCAAACAAATCTTCGGAAAGTAAGCAAAAAAAAATTCATACTGAGCTCTTTTCGGAAGAAGAAAACATTAAATTTTTATTAAATAATCAGGCAGATGTGGAATATATTCTACATAGTTCGGAACAATTTCCTGATTTTTCCGTAATTTTGCTCCCTGAAAATCTTGTGTTTCCAATTCAAGATTATACACTGAGTTCCGATGAGGAACTTTATCAAATTATCCAGTATTATGAATAA
- the pyk gene encoding pyruvate kinase — MNKYLKKTKIIATLGPASSSKEVMLDLMKAGVDIFRINFSHADYDLVRNNIDIIRELNKEYGYSVGILGDLQGPKLRVGVVKEGSYLNPGDILTFTNEKIEGDSTKVYMTYQQFPQDVKVGERILIDDGKLVLEVIETNEKDTVRAKTIQGGPLSSKKGVNLPNTNVSLPALTEKDIQDANFMLDMEVDWIALSFVRHAQDIIDLKDLIGKHPNGKFKTPIIAKIEKPEGVKNIEQILLECDGLMVARGDLGVEVPMEEVPAIQKNLVEKARFYSKPVIIATQMMETMINSLTPTRAEVNDVANSVLDGADAVMLSGETSVGRYPVQVVENMAKIVKNIETTHFYQHKNEPIEKDYNCIDERFITNRVCLAAVRIAKTTNVSAIVTLTHSGYTAFQLAAHRPNSHIIVYSGNRRVITMLNLLWGVHAYYYDMKKSTDETIIQVNMLTHNYGYIETGDFVININATPSYEGGKTNTLRLTTV, encoded by the coding sequence ATGAATAAGTATTTAAAGAAGACAAAAATTATCGCAACACTAGGGCCGGCTTCTTCATCGAAGGAGGTGATGTTAGATTTAATGAAAGCAGGTGTTGATATTTTCAGAATAAATTTTTCACATGCAGATTATGACTTAGTTCGAAACAATATTGACATAATTAGAGAGCTAAATAAGGAATATGGTTATTCTGTAGGTATTCTCGGAGATCTTCAGGGTCCGAAGCTGAGAGTAGGGGTTGTAAAAGAAGGTTCTTATCTGAACCCCGGAGATATCCTTACTTTCACCAATGAGAAGATCGAAGGAGATTCTACCAAAGTTTATATGACTTACCAACAGTTTCCACAAGACGTAAAAGTAGGGGAAAGAATCCTTATTGACGATGGGAAACTGGTATTGGAAGTTATAGAGACCAATGAGAAGGATACCGTAAGAGCTAAAACGATCCAGGGTGGGCCGCTAAGTTCTAAAAAAGGAGTTAACCTTCCTAACACGAATGTATCTCTTCCTGCCTTGACAGAAAAAGATATCCAGGATGCCAATTTCATGCTTGACATGGAAGTGGACTGGATCGCCCTTTCATTCGTACGTCATGCTCAGGATATTATCGACCTGAAAGATCTGATCGGAAAACATCCGAACGGTAAGTTTAAAACACCGATCATTGCTAAGATCGAAAAACCGGAAGGAGTTAAAAATATTGAGCAGATCTTATTGGAATGTGACGGTCTGATGGTTGCCCGTGGTGACCTAGGAGTGGAAGTTCCAATGGAAGAAGTTCCTGCAATCCAGAAAAACCTGGTAGAAAAAGCCAGATTTTACTCCAAGCCTGTCATTATTGCTACCCAGATGATGGAAACGATGATTAACAGCTTAACTCCAACAAGAGCGGAAGTAAATGACGTTGCCAACTCCGTTTTGGATGGTGCTGACGCAGTAATGCTTTCAGGAGAAACTTCAGTGGGAAGATATCCGGTGCAGGTTGTGGAAAATATGGCGAAAATTGTAAAGAATATCGAAACCACTCATTTTTATCAGCATAAAAATGAACCGATCGAGAAAGATTATAACTGTATTGACGAAAGATTCATTACCAACAGGGTATGTCTTGCTGCCGTAAGAATTGCAAAAACGACCAATGTTTCTGCTATCGTTACTCTTACTCATTCCGGATATACGGCATTCCAGCTTGCAGCTCACAGGCCGAACTCCCATATCATTGTTTACAGTGGAAACAGAAGAGTCATTACTATGCTGAACCTTCTTTGGGGGGTGCATGCCTATTATTATGATATGAAAAAATCTACGGATGAAACCATTATCCAGGTCAATATGCTGACTCACAACTACGGCTATATCGAAACCGGAGATTTTGTAATCAATATCAATGCTACTCCATCCTATGAAGGCGGAAAAACAAATACATTGAGATTAACAACTGTTTAA